One genomic window of Gemmatimonadaceae bacterium includes the following:
- a CDS encoding M28 family peptidase, translated as MSAIREADLKRDLYAMAGDGMRGREAGTVDEMRASVWVAEQLRTIGVKPAGQDGSYFQWWNMLVTRVSTVSSSATIAGQTLTMWKDIVPLGAAMADATGPTVWVGDGSDSTIDVRGKIAVAMMMAPAAASIRTTTNSYELRYTQAAITATTARLQRRGASAIIIVADSTADIALVPLGIVRKRGTQDVIGGASRFANQAPPPTAQAVAAAPRNAQTPSFLVHSAMASTLRGASVNAELHVRLERFETPSTNVVGIIRGTDPKLRDEYVLYSSHQDHDGVRYFIGGDSVWAGADDNGSVSVAVLAAARAFVKQPPKRSILIVFHGAEERGLLGSRYHAAHPVVPLASIVAVLNGDMIGRNHPDSASLLGIQPPHRNSSELVEMALKANDLTGKFKLDSIWDRPTHPEGWYFRSDHVPYARLNVPSIEYSTNLHPDYHTPRDKPSAIDYPKLTRMTQWMYLTGWFVANAPKRPAIDPGFKLER; from the coding sequence ATGTCTGCTATCCGCGAAGCCGATCTCAAACGGGATCTGTACGCGATGGCCGGTGACGGCATGCGCGGCCGCGAGGCCGGCACGGTGGACGAAATGCGGGCCTCCGTGTGGGTGGCCGAACAGCTGCGCACGATTGGCGTGAAGCCCGCCGGGCAGGACGGCAGCTACTTCCAGTGGTGGAACATGCTCGTCACCCGCGTCTCGACGGTGTCGAGCTCGGCCACCATTGCCGGCCAGACGCTTACCATGTGGAAGGACATCGTGCCGCTGGGCGCGGCGATGGCCGACGCCACCGGGCCCACGGTGTGGGTTGGGGATGGCAGCGACAGCACCATCGACGTGCGTGGAAAGATCGCGGTGGCCATGATGATGGCGCCGGCCGCGGCGTCAATTCGCACCACCACCAATTCCTACGAGCTGCGGTACACGCAAGCGGCGATCACGGCCACGACCGCGCGGCTGCAACGCCGCGGTGCGTCAGCTATCATCATCGTGGCGGACTCCACGGCCGATATCGCGCTGGTGCCGCTGGGCATCGTGCGGAAACGCGGAACACAGGACGTGATTGGCGGGGCGTCGCGCTTCGCCAACCAGGCGCCGCCCCCGACCGCGCAGGCCGTGGCGGCCGCGCCACGGAACGCGCAGACGCCGTCGTTCCTGGTGCATAGCGCGATGGCGAGCACGCTCCGTGGCGCCTCGGTGAACGCCGAGCTGCATGTTCGTCTGGAGCGCTTCGAGACTCCGTCCACGAATGTGGTGGGCATCATCCGCGGCACCGATCCCAAGTTGCGCGACGAGTACGTGCTGTACAGTTCGCATCAGGATCACGACGGCGTGCGGTATTTCATCGGTGGCGACTCCGTGTGGGCCGGCGCCGATGACAACGGATCGGTCAGTGTGGCAGTACTGGCCGCCGCGCGCGCCTTCGTGAAGCAGCCGCCCAAGCGGTCCATCCTGATTGTGTTTCACGGCGCGGAAGAACGCGGACTGCTGGGTTCACGCTATCATGCCGCGCATCCGGTGGTGCCATTGGCCAGCATCGTCGCCGTGCTCAACGGTGACATGATCGGGCGCAATCATCCTGACTCGGCCAGCTTGCTGGGTATTCAACCGCCTCACCGGAATTCGAGTGAGCTGGTGGAGATGGCGCTCAAGGCCAACGATCTGACGGGCAAGTTCAAGCTTGATTCCATCTGGGATCGGCCCACGCACCCGGAAGGCTGGTACTTCCGCAGCGATCACGTGCCGTATGCGAGACTCAACGTCCCGTCCATCGAGTATTCCACGAACCTGCATCCCGACTATCACACGCCACGCGACAAGCCGTCGGCCATTGACTATCCGAAGCTCACGCGCATGACGCAGTGGATGTATCTGACCGGGTGGTTCGTGGCGAATGCGCCCAAGCGACCGGCGATCGATCCCGGCTTCAAGCTGGAGCGATAG